The following proteins come from a genomic window of Dysidea avara chromosome 12, odDysAvar1.4, whole genome shotgun sequence:
- the LOC136241163 gene encoding uncharacterized protein, producing MKFAAVLVVMVILAFITNIDGQPVCTKIDQCSCRLSGVEPSGVINLHDIVSGKHEPEFVVEGKSEQTNLWYNFSYNPCFNFSDYGCPNTGICQTHDGIQPYDLGNLDTTEFAYGEDENHTIVALYLSKDSTTDGRVSLVGLVCDESEMKGRFVFNGETLQQFYTFLLYTRCACPGKCTKSLRECRAKDSCSCEMSDGTGTINLHSLDNPSSPLRDEVSPTNTFLYNPCSAMTNPSCKNNSLCEEQGESIIPLGRAYYSRFVFNNNQLAVQYIQFNDSFSTVNLICDHNQTDKPVFRAVGDGYTYNLYSVCACPNGCGGPPSNGTCDQTDSCTCKSTSDGAVINLHDLDNPYVPLTAKDNEGHTYYYNPCSGIHLEDSSGKCDGAAACQYDPYHDVYYNIGNNSPRIDYDATSKSFTFHYTGDGDSHSIDVRMICDHDVATTILAVDGDIPNSAHLKLVSKYACTQ from the coding sequence ATGAAGTTTGCTGCTGTACTTGTGGTGATGGTGATTCTAGCGTTCATAACAAATATTGATGGACAGCCTGTTTGTACTAAAATTGACCAGTGTTCTTGTAGATTAAGTGGTGTAGAACCATCCGGCGTGATTAATTTACATGATATAGTAAGTGGTAAACATGAACCAGAATTTGTAGTTGAAGGAAAATCTGAACAAACCAACCTCTGGTATAACTTCTCCTATAACCCGTGTTTCAATTTCTCTGACTATGGGTGTCCAAATACTGGTATATGTCAGACTCATGATGGAATACAACCATATGACTTGGGAAATCTTGACACCACTGAGTTTGCGTATGGAGAAGATGAAAATCATACTATAGTTGCATTATACTTGTCTAAAGATAGCACTACAGATGGCAGAGTATCACTAGTAGGTTTGGTATGCGATGAATCTGAAATGAAAGGAAGATTTGTGTTTAACGGAGAGACACTTCAACAGTTTTATACCTTTTTGCTCTACACGCGATGTGCATGTCCTGGAaaatgtacaaaatcactgaGGGAATGTAGAGCTAAGGATTCATGTAGTTGTGAAATGTCAGATGGAACTGGTACAATTAACCTTCATTCTCTTGATAATCCAAGTAGCCCACTTAGAGATGAAGTAAGTCCAACAAATACCTTTCTATACAATCCTTGCTCAGCTATGACGAACCCCTCATGTAAAAATAACTCACTATGTGAAGAGCAAGGGGAATCAATTATTCCTTTAGGTAGAGCATACTACTCAAGGTTTGTATTCAACAATAATCAACTTGCTGTACAGTACATTCAATTCAATGATAGTTTTTCAACTGTGAATTTGATTTGTGATCACAATCAAACAGATAAGCCTGTGTTTAGAGCAGTTGGTGATGGATATACATACAATCTCTACAGTGTGTGTGCCTGTCCTAATGGTTGTGGTGGTCCACCATCAAATGGAACATGCGACCAAACTGACTCATGTACCTGTAAGAGCACTAGTGATGGTGCAGTGATCAACCTTCATGATCTAGACAACCCATATGTACCACTGACTGCTAAAGACAATGAAGGCCATACCTACTACTACAATCCTTGCAGTGGAATACATTTAGAGGATTCTTCTGGAAAATGTGATGGAGCAGCTGCCTGCCAGTATGACCCATACCATGATGTATACTACAACATTGGAAATAACAGTCCGAGAATAGATTATGATGCCAcctctaaatcatttacatttcaTTACACTGGAGATGGAGATAGTCATTCCATTGATGTAAGAATGATATGTGATCATGATGTTGCTACTACAATACTTGCAGTAGATGGTGATATTCCTAATAGTGCTCATCTCAAATTAGTTTCTAAGTATGCATGTACACAGTAA